Within the Emticicia oligotrophica DSM 17448 genome, the region CGACTGCGATAAAAGATAGTTGGGGTTGAAAACCGCCGCACTTGTCTTGTTTGGGTCAGTATTTATTTCGTCGAACTTATCAGTACACGAAGTGAAAAATACTGTCAGAATTGTAAATATATATCCGAGTTTTTTCATGAGTAAAGCCAAAATTAGAATTTAACATTTAGGTTCAAACCGTAAGTACGAGTAGATGGTAAGCTATTACCTTCGATACCTGCGTAGCTAAGAATTGGAGAGAAACCAGCTTCTGGGTCGATGTTTTCTGTACGTTTCAATAATGTCAAGAGGTTTCTTGCTACGATTGAAAGTTCAACTCCTTTGATAGGTGTTTTGCCTAAAATCTTAGGATTTAAAGAGTAACCCAAAGTAACCTGACGAAGCTTAATAAAGCTACCATCCATTACGTTCAATGCTGAAATTCTGCGAGCTAAGTTTTGGTAGTAAGTTTGTGCTGGTACATTTACTGTATTAGTAGCACCATCTTTAGTTACACCAGCCGCAACTACACCAGTTTCACGACCATCAAGAGTCATTTGGTGTAAACCACGGAAGATTGTGTAATAATTAGTTGCCGATAATACTTTATTTCCAAAACGGTAGTCAATCAAGAAAGCAAGATTGAAGTTTTTGTAGCTGAATTCGTTATTGAAACCACCATATACTTTAGGTAAAACCGAACCCATTGGTGTACGTGAAGGAGCTTGCACCGGAATACCTGTCGCATCAATCACTACTCTTCCTTGTGCGTCATAAACAAAGTCATTAGCCATGATTTGTGGGCCAGGAAGACCTTTAATCAATGCAGTATTAGCGTTTAATGGACGATAAGTGCCTAAACCTAATTGTTGGTCAGCTGTGCCAGAACCATTGATTTCAACGATTTTGTTTTTAATCCAAGTGAAGTTAAAAGAGGTTGTCCATCTAAAACCACCTGTTTCAACCGGAACACCAGTAACTAAAGCTTCTAAACCAGAGTTTTGCGTAGAACCAGTACCAATTTGTTGGTTGCTGAAACCCGTTGCTTCTGATAACGAACCGTTGATAATCTCGTTATGAGTTTTGCGGTTGAAGTAAGCTAAATCAAATCCTAAGCGATTTTTGTAAAGTTTCAATTCTGTACCAACTTCAAATTCTGAAAGTGTATATGGTTTCAAGAATAAGTTTGGTAATGTACTACTGAATGAACCAGTTGTGATACCTTGAATAGCACCACCCACGCTATAATATTGTGAGGTGCTATAAGGGTTTGCTGGCTCACCACTCACCACTGCATAAGATGCTCTGAATTTACCATAGCTTAATTTCGAAGAATTCAATAATTCGGTGAAATCATAGCTCAAAGAAGCAGATGGTGTGAAGATACCATAATTTCCTTGTGGTAAAGTAGAGAAGGCATCATAACGACCCGTCGTTGAAAGAATCAATTGGTTTTTATAATTGAAATCTAAAGAGTAGAAGGCCGAATTTGTTTGTTTTTCGCTATAACCATAGTCACGGTTGAATGACAATACGTTATAAGGGCTATAGAAGAATGGGATTACGAATGGACCACCACCTACGCGTAACATATCGTATTTGTTTTTACGAGCTGCAGCACCCACAATAGCATCAAGCGAAATGTCTTTTACTAAATTGAAATTTCCGCCTAAAATTGCTTCAGCGTTTAACTCTGTTGTGGTTGATTTTGATAAATCATCTAAACCACCTTTTTGTCCATTAGAATAAGCAGTACCCGTTGGTGTTACTTTAAAAGTACCATCATTCAATAAGTCATATCCTAAACGTGCTTGAGCATAGATATTTTTTGTAAGGTCATACTTAGCTGTTAGAGCCGAAAGCATACGCTTACGTTTTACATCATTTCTATAACGATTCACCACAAACCAAGGGTTAGTTACGTAAATATCATCGTTATATTGAATCTCGTTGCCATTATCCGTACTAGCGTCATAGCCAGGTGCCAAGACTGATTGGTTAACATTCGTAGCCAAGAAGTTGATGTTGTTGGCATTCATTGGGCCATCACTCAACTGTGGCTTGTTTTTGTTGAGTTCATCAACATAATTCACCATTAAGTCAACTTTTAATTTTTGACCGAATTTTTGAGAACCAGTGAAGTTGAATGTTTTACGGTCAAGGCCACTATTACGAAGAATAGAGTTATTATCAAGATTAGCTAATGAAAGACGGAAATTACCAGTTTCGTTACCGCTTGCAATGGCCAATGAGTTTGTAATTGATGAGCCTGTACGGTAGAAATTGTTGATATTATTTTTTACAGCTGAGTAAGGGTAGCTTTTACCATCAAATTGGATAGTTGAAGCACCATCAAGTTTTTCACCCCAGCTTAGCATACCACTGTTTAATGCACTCACAGTGTTCGTAGGGCGTTTGCCGTTTAAGCCTTGGCCATAAACATATTGGTAATCAGTGAAGTTGATAGCTTGTTCAGCAACTGTGTTGAGGTTATAATCAACCGACATTTTACCTTTTTTACCAGATTTTGTGGTAATTAAGATTACACCATTCGCTGCACGTGCACCATAAAGAGCTGATGCAGAAGCACCTTTTAATACCGACATACTCTCGATATCATCTGGATTAAGGTTTGAGATACCATCGCCGTTATCTGCACCACCCCATTCTCCGGCACTACCTCTTTGAGTGTTATCAATTGGCACACCGTTTAATACAATAAGTGGAGAACTCGCCGTAAAACTTGCCATACCTCTCAACAAGATTCTTGCCGAAGAACCTGAGCCACCGTTCGTACCAGAGATATTCAAACCCGCTACACGGCCAGCCATTGAGTAGGCAACATTTGTTTCACGAGCTTTAGTCATTTGGTCGCCATTAACGGTTGTTACTGCATAACCAACTTTACGAGCTTCTTTTGAGATACCTAAGGCAGTTACCACAACCTCATTCAATGCACCTGCTTCTGGTGTTAAACTTATGTTGATGACACTTGAAGAACCCACAGTAACATTTGTAGCAGCAAAGCCAATATAGCTAAATGTAAGCACATTCCCTTTAGAAGCTTCGATTGAGTACATTCCTTTGTCATCAGAAATTGTACCTTTGGTAGAACCTTTAATTGCCACGTTTACTCCATAGAGAGGAGCTCCTGAGTCGTCTGTTACTTTCCCCGTGATTTTCATGTTTTGAGCAAAACTCTGAAACATAAAAAGAGAAAGTATGAAGGCAGTAAAAAACTGTCGTAATGTTTTCTTCATACTCGAAAATAATTGTTAGGTTAATGATTAAATAATTATAATTTTATCGGTAATAAAACTATTAATGTCCGAATAATTTTTTATTAATTTTCAATTAACATCTTTAGAATGGATATTTGGTTTTTTAACGCAAAATGCTCTAAAGACCAGCAAAAAAGCCCTTCAAATGGGCTTTGAAGGGCTTTTTAATTTTTTTTAATAAATAAGCAAAATTTTGATATTAACTTAATATGAATTGTTCAAACTAGTCTTCTAATACTTTTTTATACGAAACTTTATATTCTTCAGAATAAAGCCGTTTATAGTCTTTGGCAAATTTTTCGTAGGATGTTTTCGCTAATGAATGCTTTCCTAGTTGTACCAATGCACGGCACTTCATCATCATTGCAGTTTCATCAACCGAATCGAATTTAAAAATATTATCAGCAATCTCCACCATTTCTTCGGCATGAATATCGACATCTAACTGCTTCGAATAAGCCAAGTAAGTATCAATGACTTTATTTGAAATTTCGCCTTTAAAATCATCAAGCCATTCATATTCTAAATTTGTAAGAAAACCTCCACGATTGATGATTTCAGTAAGCTGATTGATTTGTTTATGATTGATTGTCTTTTTTGAATTAGTCAATTTCAAGAACTCAAAATAATCTAAACAAACCTTCTCTGGTTCAAAGCTAATCATCCAGTTACCAGTATCCTTATTAATTTGTATTGAAGGCATTTGTTCGAAAATAGTCTTTAATTTTGTAATATTCACTGAGCGATTATTACGTGCACTATCAACTGATTTATCAAACCACAAAAGTTCATTTAGCTGTTGGGAATTAACGCCTTTATTCCATCTAACCGAATGTAATAAAATGTATAGGAACATTTCTCTCAATAAAGGAGTAAACATATTGGTAAGGTCTGTTTCTTTATCATTAATAAACTGAAATCCGCCAAATAATAAGATTTTACCTTTGGGGGCCTTACTTGCTTCAAAGGACTCCTCTTCAACTTGTTTTTCAAGAGCATGATTCGGCTTCACTATTTGATAATTCAAATCGGAGACTTTTGAAGATAGTGTTCGGTGTTTATTTTGTCTGTTTTTTTGAAATAAATAGTAGCTAATAATAGCCAATAAAAGAAAAACACTTGTTCCCGAAATTATTTTCATCCAATTCCCAGCTTTGAGCGACTGCGTGTTTTGGTTTGAAATGGGTAAATTAGATGGTGGGAAATCAAGTGAATAAATGACTAATTCTGTAGAATCAACGGGCGGACGATTATGGAAGCTTGTAACGCAATAGAGCTTCTTGTTAGTCTTGTCGAAATACAGGTCGCTATAACTTGCGACATCAATAAATTGATATGGGATTGATTTTGATATGGGTTTTAACTCTGGTTTTGTGAGTGAACCCTCTACTAATTGTAAGTTTGAATTGAACTTTAGTTGATTATAAATTAAGCCATAAAACTTATCGCTTTTTTCATCTAAAATCAAAGAAGAAGCTACAGAAAATGGTGTTTCAGGTTTTCTTAATTCATAAATTTTTTTGCTACTTCCATTTTTCCAGTCAATCTCAAAGAGATCATAATAATTCTGTGGACTCAGGCCTTGGTCGCCAGTTTTTGAGCCAAATCCACCTAGTAAATAGGATGTAGTTTTATTTTTAGAACCTAACCCAAACATATAACGTGGCGAAATTGTATCGCCTTTTAGTCTAAGTTCGGTCCAAGTATTATTTTGAAAAGAGTACTTTTTGAATGTATTTTTATATTTATATTGGCCATATCCACCAATAAAAACTACTGCAGTATCATTGGGATATAAAAATTTATTATGATGCCAATATTCGGTTAATTCATACTTTTCATTTGGAGAGATATCCCAACTATTATTTAGTGCGTTGTAATTAAATATTTTTTTTTCGTTGAGCCTTACATTGATGAGTTTATTAGATGTTGGTAAAAAAATACCTAAGTCACCAAATGTGAATTTCTTGTGATTTTGCGTAAAAGGTTTGCTAGTTAAGGAATCATTCCGTGTGTTAAAAAGAAAAGTACGTAGGTCGGTATTGATAATAATTCTTCTATTTTTGTTATCAAAAGCAAAACTTAAATTTCCCTTCACCTTTAGCTTCGCCAATTGCTTCCATTCATGGTGTTTTTTTAGTAACCATTGTGCATTTTTAGTAAATGCTTTTTGGTTAACATTAAATGTATCATTGGTTGAGTTTCCAGAAATCTCTCTTAGAGGCCAATGATGTATGATTTTTGAATCAACGCCCAGCGTTATATTTCGCAGATACATCGGTAGGGCATCGCTTGTAAGATACTTTGAATCGGAGCATTCTCCGAAATATACCTTAAAACAGTTATTTAATGTATTAGAAATAGAGCCTTTGCCTAATAATTGATTATTGACAAATATTTGTATGCCTTTATTTCGAACAACTACCTTAAATTTGTGCCAATGGCTATAAAATAGGTCGGAATTGGGCGTTAGAAGTCTGATATCTTTATCGCCTGAAATTACTCTGAAGGTTTGTTGTTTTCCACGGGGGTCAGATTGAAACAAGAGGTCAAGATTCTTACCATCGGTTGTGATGAGTCGAAAGACGTACCCAAAGTACGATTTTACATCAGGCTTAAATTTAAGTTCAAACCCTAGCTCAAAATTACCTTTCAGACAAAGTGGTTTTTCTTGACCAAGAACTAAAGAAGTACGTTTATCAGTTATAACTTCGTGCCCTAAAAACTCAAGTCCATACTCTTGGCTGAAGGCCTTTCCATGAGTAAGACATATCAGAATGAATACGAATAATACTGAATTGGTGTTTCTAAGTGCTTTGAGCATCGTTGGAAGTACATTATAGAGCATGCAATTTAGCTACAAAAATATAACCCTTCTGTTTAATTTAAGAAAAAAAACATTGATTTCTGATTTTATTCTAATAGTATTTTTTACTTTAAGTATTCTTTTTGTACAACTCATACACCCTAAAGCGAATGAATTTACGCGATATTATTCTTCATTTACGAATTCCGTTTTCGTTTTTCCTAATGCCTGTTTATTGGTTTGCTATTAGCCAAACGACAAATCTTGATAAAACTAAAGCTATTTGGATTTTTATCATTTTACATTTGTTTATCTATCCTGCAAGTAACGCCTACAACAGCTACTTCGATAAAGATGAGGGAAGTATTGGCGGGCTAGAAAATCCACCAGCTGTTGATAAAAAGTTATTTTGGGTTTCGTGGATAATTGATATCATAGCTGTTTTACTGGCTATTTCGTTGGTTGACAATATGTTTGGGTTAATGATATTTGTTTATGGATTAGTGTCGAAAGCTTACAGCAACGATAAAATTCGATTGAAAAAATACCCAATTTTAAGTTGGATTGTTGTAGGAGTTTTTCAAGGTGCATTTACTTATTTCTCGATAATAATGGTATTTGAAAAGAATTCACATGATTTACAAAACCATCTCCTACCTGCTGCCATCAGTACACTTATGCTTTGGGCGGTGTACCCAATGTCGCAGATTTATCAGCATGAAGAAGATACTCGACGTGGTGACACAACCATTAGTATTCTTTTGGGGGTTAAGGGTACTTTCTTATTTACTGCTCTTGTGTTTTCAGTTGCATTTTGGGGCTTCTATATTTATTTTAGTCCAATAGATTTTATGGCACTTTTGATATTTAATTTACCAACTTTACTATTTTTTGTTGTATGGTTTATTAAAACATTAAACAATGTTTCTCAAGCCAATTTCAAAAATACGATGTGGCTCAATTTACTTGCATCAGTATGTCTAAACGCTTTCTATATATGGTTATGTATTCATTAAATAAAAAAGGCTATTCGCAACGCAAATAACCTTTTCGAACCTTCCTCTTTTTTAACCAAAAACTACAAGTACGGTTGAGCCGTCACTTATTTATGTCAGAAAGAATATGCATACATATATAGCTTATCCTTTAATTCTTTTCTTGCAATGTGTATTCTGTTTTTAACTGTACCGATTGGAATACCTAATTTCTGAGCAATTTCGTGGTATTTAAAACCTTTGAAATGCATGATAAATGGTTGGCGGTAAGCTTCATCAAGAGTTTCAACGGCATTATTGATATCTTCCATTGCAAATGATGAATAAGCATCATTGTCAATCACACTCTCCATGCTATTGATATAGTGGAGATTATCAGTTGTATCAATAAATGTATTTTTTCTTACCATTCTCTGATAGTTCGTAATGAACGTATTCTTCATAATGGTATAAAGCCATGCTTTCAAATTAGTGCCATCCGAATATTTATCACGATTCAAGAAGGCTTTCATAAGCGTGTCCTGTAATAAATCATTGGCATCTTCATTATCTTTTGTCAATCGCATAGCGAAAGGCTTCAATGATTTTGATGTTTTTGATATAGCGTAGTTGAATTCGAGGGCTGTCATAGCTTGTTGAAATTTTGTTGAAACAAAGTTAAACAAAATAAATATTTAAATGCAAGAGTTTGTATAGTTTTTTTTATTTAATGTTAAACATAATTTCTTTTTATAAATAAAAAATGCTCTTATTTAGTAAATATAGCAACTTTTAATTATTAATCATACTTTTATGTGTTTAACTATATGTCATTAAATAATAAACAAAATCATTTTTGCCTAAATAATATATACGATAGTAAATGGAAATAAGATTTCAACAAATATGTTTTTTTTTTAATTTTGATTAAACAACCTTATATAAGACACAGAACTATGTTAAAACTTGGATTTGTAAGTGCGATTTTAGCCGATTTTGGCTTTGAACATGTGGTAGATTTTGCCTCAAAACATGATTTTTCTTGCCTCGAAATGATGTGCTGGCCAACCGAAGGGGGCGAAACTCGAAGATATGCTGGGGTTACGCATATTAATGTAGATAAGTTACATGACCCACAACAGGTGAAATACATCAAATCTTATCTTCTTGAAAAAAGAATTAGTATTTCAGGTTTGGGATATTACCCTAATCCGCTCGATGCCGATAAGAATAAATCGGAATTTTATGTAGAACACATAAAGAAAGTTATCAGAGCTTGTAATACATTAGGTGTGCCTGTGATGAATACATTTATTGGTCGAGACCCTAAAAAGAATATTCAAGATAATTTGAAGATATTTAAAAAGGTTTGGAAGCCAATTATCGAAACAGCAGAGCAAGAGGGAATAAAAATTGGTATTGAAAATTGTCCGATGTTCTTCACGAATGATGAATGGCCGGGTGGAAAAAACTTAGCAATTAGTCCAGCAGTTTGGGATAGAATGTTTGAAACATTCAAAACACCACTTTTCGGTTTAAATTATGACCCATCACACATGATTTTTCAGATGATGGATGAAATCAGACCAATATATGATTACAAAGACCGTCTGCATCATATTCACTTGAAAGATGTAAAGATTTACCGTGAAAAGCTCGATAAAGTAGGTATTTTAGCTAATCCACTCGAATATCACTCTCCGAAATTGCCAGGTTTAGGTGATGTGCGTTGGGGTAAATTCTTTGCAGCTCTAACAGACATACGCTATCGTGGACCAGTTGTGATTGAAGTAGAGGATAAAGCTTACGAAGGTAGTTTAGATGATGTTACAAAGGCAATTTTGCAGAGTAGAAACTATATTCGCCAATATTTGCCATAATTTGTAGAATAAGTTTCCAACTTGCTCCATTTAAAAAGCCTTCAAAATTGTAAATTTTGAAGGCTTTTTAAATTTATTATCAATCTTTTATCTTACTATCAATGCCCGCCGCCCATAGGCATATTTACTTCACCTTCTACCTTTTTCGCCTTTATCAAGGCAGTGGCAAGGGCAGCTACTAAAAGTAATCCGCCCGCAAAAGTAATAGCATTACGAGGGTCATTATTAAGAAAATGCTTTAGTATATAGCCAAAAGTAAGTGTTTGTATCAACATCGGAATTACAATCATCATATTGATTATTCCCATATAAACGCCATAACGCTCTTTTGGAATTTCGCCTACAACAATCAAATACGGAATTCCCATCATACTTGCCCAACCAATACCAAAGCCAGTGATGGCAGGAAATAATAAGAATTTATTCTGAATCATAGAAAATGCTATAAAACCGATTCCTGCTAAAATTAAGCAAGTGAGGTGTACCATTTTAGGTGAATATTTTTTGGCAAATCGAGCTAAACTGAAAGCAACTAAAAACATCACAACATTATACCAACCATTAACCCAGCCAGTCCAACTTACAGCTTCAGAATATAAGTCAGGATTATCTTTGGGTGTTGCATTCCAAACCGATAAAGCCACACTTTTTGAAGAATTTTGCCAGTAACAAAATAAGGCATACCATTGAAATAAATAAACCAAAGCTAACTGCCACATAACTTTTGGCATATCCCTAATAGCTGAAATAATATCTACAAATGGCGAAAATACATTGAGTGGGTGCTTTTGGATTTCTTCTAATTCTTCGGCAGAGGGCGGAATTTCGGCTGTTCGACTAGTACTCCATAGAATTGAACCAATTGAACAAATGGCTCCTAAGAAAAATGATGCGTAAACCCAAGTAGGCAAAGAGCCAGATGTGCCAACAAATATAGCAGGAAAAATGGCAATAGAAAGATTCGAAAGTGTTTGGCCTAAACCCGTAAAGAAACTCTGAGCTTGAAAACCAGTTGGTTGCTGAGAAGAATCAAGTTTATCGGCAATAAATGCACGATAAGGCTCCATGGCAGTATTATTTCCTACATCAAGAATCCACAAGAGACCTGCTGCCATCCACAAGGAACTACTAAAAGGATAAGCAAAGAGTGCTAAACTACACATGATTGCCCCGATTAGGAAGTAAGGCTTTCGACGACCAAAGCGAGGAGACCACGTTTTGTCAGACATCGCTCCGATGATAGGTTGAATCAGCAAGCCTGTCATTGGGCCTGCTAAATTTAGTAAAGGTATTTCGTCGGGGCTTGCTCCAAGAAAATCGTAAATCGGATTAACGGCACTTTGTTGAAGACCAAAACTATATTGAATTCCGAAGAACCCAACATTCATGTTAATAATCTGTGAGAATGTCAGCTTGGGTTTTGAAAACTGCATCAGAAATAGGTTTTAGGTTAAGTATTAATTGCACAAAGTAAAGAAAAAATTTAATTTTTCGAAAGAAATATGTGCAATCAGTATGGCTCGTAATCTTTATTGATAAATAGTAGAGAAAGTAATAGTTTAAACCACCCTAACTTACTTTTTAATGGTAGGATATTCGTCAATTCCTAAGGTTGTCAATAATGGGTTAAGGGTTTTAGTTGTGATGATAACTTGA harbors:
- a CDS encoding SusC/RagA family TonB-linked outer membrane protein codes for the protein MKKTLRQFFTAFILSLFMFQSFAQNMKITGKVTDDSGAPLYGVNVAIKGSTKGTISDDKGMYSIEASKGNVLTFSYIGFAATNVTVGSSSVINISLTPEAGALNEVVVTALGISKEARKVGYAVTTVNGDQMTKARETNVAYSMAGRVAGLNISGTNGGSGSSARILLRGMASFTASSPLIVLNGVPIDNTQRGSAGEWGGADNGDGISNLNPDDIESMSVLKGASASALYGARAANGVILITTKSGKKGKMSVDYNLNTVAEQAINFTDYQYVYGQGLNGKRPTNTVSALNSGMLSWGEKLDGASTIQFDGKSYPYSAVKNNINNFYRTGSSITNSLAIASGNETGNFRLSLANLDNNSILRNSGLDRKTFNFTGSQKFGQKLKVDLMVNYVDELNKNKPQLSDGPMNANNINFLATNVNQSVLAPGYDASTDNGNEIQYNDDIYVTNPWFVVNRYRNDVKRKRMLSALTAKYDLTKNIYAQARLGYDLLNDGTFKVTPTGTAYSNGQKGGLDDLSKSTTTELNAEAILGGNFNLVKDISLDAIVGAAARKNKYDMLRVGGGPFVIPFFYSPYNVLSFNRDYGYSEKQTNSAFYSLDFNYKNQLILSTTGRYDAFSTLPQGNYGIFTPSASLSYDFTELLNSSKLSYGKFRASYAVVSGEPANPYSTSQYYSVGGAIQGITTGSFSSTLPNLFLKPYTLSEFEVGTELKLYKNRLGFDLAYFNRKTHNEIINGSLSEATGFSNQQIGTGSTQNSGLEALVTGVPVETGGFRWTTSFNFTWIKNKIVEINGSGTADQQLGLGTYRPLNANTALIKGLPGPQIMANDFVYDAQGRVVIDATGIPVQAPSRTPMGSVLPKVYGGFNNEFSYKNFNLAFLIDYRFGNKVLSATNYYTIFRGLHQMTLDGRETGVVAAGVTKDGATNTVNVPAQTYYQNLARRISALNVMDGSFIKLRQVTLGYSLNPKILGKTPIKGVELSIVARNLLTLLKRTENIDPEAGFSPILSYAGIEGNSLPSTRTYGLNLNVKF
- a CDS encoding transcriptional regulator, which gives rise to MLYNVLPTMLKALRNTNSVLFVFILICLTHGKAFSQEYGLEFLGHEVITDKRTSLVLGQEKPLCLKGNFELGFELKFKPDVKSYFGYVFRLITTDGKNLDLLFQSDPRGKQQTFRVISGDKDIRLLTPNSDLFYSHWHKFKVVVRNKGIQIFVNNQLLGKGSISNTLNNCFKVYFGECSDSKYLTSDALPMYLRNITLGVDSKIIHHWPLREISGNSTNDTFNVNQKAFTKNAQWLLKKHHEWKQLAKLKVKGNLSFAFDNKNRRIIINTDLRTFLFNTRNDSLTSKPFTQNHKKFTFGDLGIFLPTSNKLINVRLNEKKIFNYNALNNSWDISPNEKYELTEYWHHNKFLYPNDTAVVFIGGYGQYKYKNTFKKYSFQNNTWTELRLKGDTISPRYMFGLGSKNKTTSYLLGGFGSKTGDQGLSPQNYYDLFEIDWKNGSSKKIYELRKPETPFSVASSLILDEKSDKFYGLIYNQLKFNSNLQLVEGSLTKPELKPISKSIPYQFIDVASYSDLYFDKTNKKLYCVTSFHNRPPVDSTELVIYSLDFPPSNLPISNQNTQSLKAGNWMKIISGTSVFLLLAIISYYLFQKNRQNKHRTLSSKVSDLNYQIVKPNHALEKQVEEESFEASKAPKGKILLFGGFQFINDKETDLTNMFTPLLREMFLYILLHSVRWNKGVNSQQLNELLWFDKSVDSARNNRSVNITKLKTIFEQMPSIQINKDTGNWMISFEPEKVCLDYFEFLKLTNSKKTINHKQINQLTEIINRGGFLTNLEYEWLDDFKGEISNKVIDTYLAYSKQLDVDIHAEEMVEIADNIFKFDSVDETAMMMKCRALVQLGKHSLAKTSYEKFAKDYKRLYSEEYKVSYKKVLED
- a CDS encoding UbiA family prenyltransferase gives rise to the protein MNLRDIILHLRIPFSFFLMPVYWFAISQTTNLDKTKAIWIFIILHLFIYPASNAYNSYFDKDEGSIGGLENPPAVDKKLFWVSWIIDIIAVLLAISLVDNMFGLMIFVYGLVSKAYSNDKIRLKKYPILSWIVVGVFQGAFTYFSIIMVFEKNSHDLQNHLLPAAISTLMLWAVYPMSQIYQHEEDTRRGDTTISILLGVKGTFLFTALVFSVAFWGFYIYFSPIDFMALLIFNLPTLLFFVVWFIKTLNNVSQANFKNTMWLNLLASVCLNAFYIWLCIH
- a CDS encoding RNA polymerase sigma factor, whose product is MTALEFNYAISKTSKSLKPFAMRLTKDNEDANDLLQDTLMKAFLNRDKYSDGTNLKAWLYTIMKNTFITNYQRMVRKNTFIDTTDNLHYINSMESVIDNDAYSSFAMEDINNAVETLDEAYRQPFIMHFKGFKYHEIAQKLGIPIGTVKNRIHIARKELKDKLYMYAYSF
- a CDS encoding sugar phosphate isomerase/epimerase family protein, which translates into the protein MLKLGFVSAILADFGFEHVVDFASKHDFSCLEMMCWPTEGGETRRYAGVTHINVDKLHDPQQVKYIKSYLLEKRISISGLGYYPNPLDADKNKSEFYVEHIKKVIRACNTLGVPVMNTFIGRDPKKNIQDNLKIFKKVWKPIIETAEQEGIKIGIENCPMFFTNDEWPGGKNLAISPAVWDRMFETFKTPLFGLNYDPSHMIFQMMDEIRPIYDYKDRLHHIHLKDVKIYREKLDKVGILANPLEYHSPKLPGLGDVRWGKFFAALTDIRYRGPVVIEVEDKAYEGSLDDVTKAILQSRNYIRQYLP
- a CDS encoding MFS transporter; this translates as MQFSKPKLTFSQIINMNVGFFGIQYSFGLQQSAVNPIYDFLGASPDEIPLLNLAGPMTGLLIQPIIGAMSDKTWSPRFGRRKPYFLIGAIMCSLALFAYPFSSSLWMAAGLLWILDVGNNTAMEPYRAFIADKLDSSQQPTGFQAQSFFTGLGQTLSNLSIAIFPAIFVGTSGSLPTWVYASFFLGAICSIGSILWSTSRTAEIPPSAEELEEIQKHPLNVFSPFVDIISAIRDMPKVMWQLALVYLFQWYALFCYWQNSSKSVALSVWNATPKDNPDLYSEAVSWTGWVNGWYNVVMFLVAFSLARFAKKYSPKMVHLTCLILAGIGFIAFSMIQNKFLLFPAITGFGIGWASMMGIPYLIVVGEIPKERYGVYMGIINMMIVIPMLIQTLTFGYILKHFLNNDPRNAITFAGGLLLVAALATALIKAKKVEGEVNMPMGGGH